One part of the Streptomyces nigra genome encodes these proteins:
- a CDS encoding SDR family NAD(P)-dependent oxidoreductase, with amino-acid sequence MTPITTPFGMRATAAEVLDGVDLRGRRMIVTGGSSGLGLETVRALAGAGAEVTIATRNPDAARSLVDEFPGTRAAALELGDLDSVRAFCDSWEGPLDGLVANAGVMMLPTRQVSAQGWELQLATNYLGHFALAVGLHSALRSAENARVVVVSSGAQLRAGFDFDDPQFEERPYDPFVAYAQSKTADVLLAVGISRRWAGDGITANACAPGWIHTNLARHLDEATLRALGALDEDGNLVTPDYYKTPAQGAATSTLLAASPLLDGVTGRYFEDNQESEIVDGGPDVMAGVAKWSVDADAADRLWDYALPVVR; translated from the coding sequence ATGACGCCGATAACCACTCCCTTCGGGATGCGCGCGACCGCCGCCGAGGTGCTCGATGGAGTCGACCTGCGCGGGCGGCGGATGATCGTCACCGGTGGGTCCTCCGGGCTCGGCCTCGAGACGGTCCGCGCGCTCGCCGGGGCCGGCGCAGAGGTGACGATCGCCACCCGGAACCCCGACGCGGCCAGGTCTCTCGTCGACGAATTCCCCGGCACCCGGGCGGCCGCGCTCGAGCTCGGCGACCTGGATTCCGTCCGTGCCTTCTGCGACTCCTGGGAAGGGCCGCTCGACGGCCTCGTCGCGAACGCCGGCGTGATGATGCTCCCGACCCGGCAGGTCAGCGCCCAGGGCTGGGAGTTGCAACTCGCCACGAACTACCTCGGTCACTTCGCCCTGGCCGTCGGCCTGCACTCCGCCCTGAGGAGCGCGGAGAACGCTCGCGTCGTCGTGGTCAGCTCCGGCGCACAGCTGCGAGCCGGGTTCGACTTCGACGACCCGCAGTTCGAAGAGCGTCCCTACGACCCGTTCGTCGCCTACGCGCAGTCGAAGACCGCCGACGTGCTGCTGGCCGTCGGGATCAGCCGGCGGTGGGCCGGGGACGGCATCACCGCCAACGCCTGCGCTCCCGGCTGGATCCACACCAACCTCGCCCGTCACCTCGACGAGGCCACCCTGCGAGCGCTCGGCGCGCTGGACGAGGACGGCAACCTCGTCACCCCGGACTATTACAAGACCCCGGCACAGGGCGCCGCCACGAGCACCCTCCTGGCTGCGTCCCCCCTCCTCGACGGCGTGACCGGCCGGTACTTCGAGGACAACCAGGAATCCGAGATCGTCGACGGCGGGCCCGACGTGATGGCCGGTGTGGCGAAGTGGTCGGTGGACGCCGACGCCG